Proteins found in one Fulvitalea axinellae genomic segment:
- the iolG gene encoding inositol 2-dehydrogenase, which produces MKKLTVGIAGVGRIGKIHLENLARKFSQVTVKTAVDAMEAGREYARSLGVENVTDNIDDLINDPEIDAVIVCSPTDTHAEYTMAAARAGKHVFCEKPLDLSLDTVKEVLAVVEEAGVKLMIGFNRRFDGNFMKIRELVEAGKVGEPHILKITSRDPGPPPVSYVKVSGGMFMDMTIHDFDMARFIVGSEVKEVYATAGCMVDPEIGEAGDVDTALVTLTFENGAMGVIDNSRKAVYGYDQRVEVFGTEGMANTDNNHYDNHRFYGAGGINAALPLNFFMDRYIDAYYNEMEAFVTALEKGEDMPVSGKDGIMSMAIGLAAKKSVEEKRPVAVSEILG; this is translated from the coding sequence ATGAAAAAATTGACCGTTGGCATAGCCGGCGTAGGCCGGATTGGCAAGATACATTTGGAGAACCTTGCCAGAAAGTTCTCGCAAGTTACCGTAAAAACCGCCGTGGACGCCATGGAAGCCGGTCGCGAATACGCTCGTAGCTTGGGCGTGGAAAACGTTACGGACAATATCGACGATCTGATCAATGATCCTGAGATCGACGCCGTGATCGTTTGTTCGCCTACCGATACGCATGCCGAATATACCATGGCCGCCGCGCGCGCCGGTAAGCACGTATTCTGTGAAAAACCCCTCGACCTCTCCCTTGATACCGTCAAGGAAGTTCTCGCCGTGGTCGAGGAAGCCGGCGTAAAGCTTATGATCGGTTTTAACCGTCGCTTCGACGGCAACTTCATGAAGATCCGCGAGCTTGTGGAGGCCGGAAAGGTAGGGGAGCCGCATATCCTCAAGATCACCAGTCGCGATCCGGGACCTCCGCCCGTAAGCTACGTGAAAGTGTCGGGCGGAATGTTTATGGACATGACCATCCACGATTTCGATATGGCCCGATTTATCGTAGGTTCCGAGGTTAAGGAAGTTTACGCTACCGCCGGCTGTATGGTGGATCCCGAAATTGGCGAAGCCGGCGATGTTGACACCGCTTTGGTTACGCTTACTTTCGAAAACGGCGCCATGGGCGTGATCGACAACAGCCGGAAGGCCGTTTACGGTTATGACCAGCGTGTGGAGGTATTCGGTACGGAAGGCATGGCCAATACCGACAACAACCACTATGACAACCACCGCTTCTACGGTGCCGGGGGCATTAACGCCGCCCTTCCCCTGAATTTCTTTATGGACCGTTACATCGACGCCTATTACAACGAGATGGAAGCCTTTGTCACCGCTTTGGAAAAAGGTGAGGACATGCCCGTTTCCGGCAAAGATGGCATTATGTCTATGGCCATCGGTTTGGCGGCCAAAAAGTCTGTGGAAGAAAAGCGTCCCGTAGCCGTAAGCGAGATATTGGGATAA
- the metK gene encoding methionine adenosyltransferase translates to MSYYFTSESVSEGHPDKIADQISDSLLDNFLAFDPESKVACETLVTTGLTVLSGEVKSEAYIDVQDVARKVIKKIGYTKSEYKFDADSCGVISAIHEQSPDINQGVERESEEEQGAGDQGMMFGYATSETENYMPLALDLSHRILQELAKMRRENDKVQYLRPDAKAQVTIKYSDDDKPEAIDAIVISTQHDDFHYEDHTMLERIKDDLVNILMPRVIATLPDNVKALFTDEVKYHINPTGKFVIGGPHGDTGLTGRKIIVDTYGGKGAHGGGAFSGKDPSKVDRSAAYATRHIAKNLVAAGVADEVLVQVSYAIGLADPMGIYVNTNGTAKVDKSDSEIAQIVGKIFDMRPAAITKRLKLKNPIYSDTAAYGHMGRKPEIKEVTFRTAGQKRTLLVETFTWEKLDYVEEIKKEFGL, encoded by the coding sequence ATGTCTTACTACTTTACTTCAGAGTCGGTTTCGGAAGGACATCCGGATAAAATCGCCGACCAAATCTCAGATTCTTTACTGGATAATTTCCTGGCCTTCGACCCGGAGTCGAAAGTGGCCTGCGAAACCCTCGTGACTACAGGCCTTACCGTACTTAGCGGAGAGGTGAAATCCGAGGCATATATAGACGTGCAGGATGTGGCCCGTAAGGTGATCAAGAAGATCGGCTACACCAAGTCGGAATACAAGTTTGACGCCGATTCGTGTGGAGTTATTTCCGCTATTCACGAGCAGTCTCCGGATATTAACCAGGGAGTGGAAAGAGAGAGCGAGGAAGAACAGGGTGCCGGCGACCAAGGCATGATGTTCGGATACGCCACCAGCGAAACGGAAAACTATATGCCTTTGGCGCTTGACCTTTCGCACAGGATTCTTCAGGAATTGGCCAAGATGCGTCGCGAAAACGACAAGGTGCAGTACCTCCGTCCGGACGCGAAAGCGCAGGTTACCATCAAGTACAGCGACGATGACAAACCGGAGGCTATAGACGCCATCGTGATCTCGACGCAACACGATGATTTCCACTACGAGGATCATACGATGCTGGAAAGAATCAAGGATGACTTGGTAAACATCTTGATGCCGCGCGTAATAGCCACTTTGCCGGACAACGTGAAGGCGTTGTTCACCGACGAGGTGAAATACCATATCAACCCAACCGGAAAGTTCGTTATCGGCGGCCCGCACGGCGACACCGGACTTACAGGCCGTAAGATCATCGTTGATACGTACGGAGGAAAAGGAGCCCACGGAGGCGGAGCTTTCTCAGGTAAAGACCCTTCTAAAGTGGACCGCTCGGCGGCTTACGCTACGCGTCATATCGCCAAGAACTTGGTGGCGGCCGGAGTGGCAGACGAAGTGTTGGTGCAGGTATCGTACGCTATCGGATTGGCTGATCCGATGGGAATTTACGTAAACACCAACGGCACGGCCAAGGTGGACAAGAGCGACAGCGAGATAGCGCAGATCGTAGGCAAGATCTTCGACATGAGACCTGCGGCGATCACCAAAAGGCTGAAGCTGAAGAACCCGATTTATTCGGATACCGCCGCTTACGGACATATGGGACGTAAACCGGAGATCAAGGAAGTGACTTTCAGAACGGCGGGACAGAAACGTACGCTGTTGGTAGAGACATTTACTTGGGAGAAACTCGATTATGTTGAGGAGATCAAAAAAGAGTTCGGCCTGTAA
- a CDS encoding alpha/beta fold hydrolase has product MELFYREYGEGSPLIILHGLFGFSDNWVTFARALSDRYRVFVVDQRNHGNSPQSGEWNYGVMAEDLKEFIERHGLQGAVVLGHSMGGKTVMEFAAHYPELISKMIVVDMAPKAYEPRHDEIVAALRSVDLASIQKRSDAEAALAVGIPDPGVRQFLMKNLARNPQKGFRWKMNLPVIAEKIENVVEAVAQGAHSMVPALFVRGANSNYVTDADIPAIEDIFADSEVVTVEGAGHWVHAEKPAELLEAVEEFLEA; this is encoded by the coding sequence ATGGAACTGTTCTATCGAGAATACGGGGAAGGCTCCCCGCTGATTATACTTCACGGCCTGTTCGGCTTTTCCGATAACTGGGTCACCTTCGCCCGAGCGTTGTCGGACAGATACAGGGTTTTCGTGGTGGATCAACGCAACCACGGCAACTCTCCGCAAAGCGGGGAGTGGAACTACGGCGTAATGGCCGAGGATCTGAAAGAGTTTATCGAACGGCACGGCCTACAGGGCGCCGTAGTGTTGGGGCATTCCATGGGAGGCAAGACGGTGATGGAGTTCGCCGCGCATTATCCCGAGCTGATCAGTAAGATGATAGTGGTGGATATGGCTCCGAAAGCCTACGAACCCCGCCACGACGAGATAGTGGCCGCTTTGCGGTCCGTGGATTTGGCCTCGATACAGAAAAGATCCGACGCCGAGGCTGCATTAGCCGTAGGTATTCCGGACCCGGGCGTAAGGCAGTTCCTGATGAAGAACTTGGCCCGCAACCCGCAGAAAGGGTTCCGCTGGAAAATGAACCTGCCGGTAATAGCCGAAAAGATAGAGAACGTAGTGGAGGCGGTGGCCCAAGGGGCGCACAGTATGGTTCCCGCGTTGTTTGTAAGGGGAGCTAATTCAAATTACGTTACCGACGCTGATATTCCGGCGATTGAGGATATCTTTGCGGATAGCGAAGTGGTGACGGTGGAAGGCGCCGGGCATTGGGTCCACGCCGAGAAGCCGGCCGAACTGCTGGAAGCTGTGGAGGAATTTCTTGAAGCCTAA
- a CDS encoding CoA-acylating methylmalonate-semialdehyde dehydrogenase, with translation MEALNNYINGEWIASVEKNTIDVVNPATQGVIAKTPYGEGTVKDVDAAVKAAMKVFPQWRNTPVNKRIQPLFKLKTLLEEHRDELASLITRESGKTLAESYGELTRAIENVETACGMPMMMQSEFSENIAGGIDEFMIRQPIGVAACIAPFNFPGMIPFWFLPYAIACGNPFILKPSEKVPLTMMRVFELIEQIGLPEGVIALVHGGKEAVDAMLDHPDVKAISFVGSTHIAKYVYARGTANGKRVQAQGGAKNPVVVMPDADIEMTTQIVADSVYGCAGQRCLAASNIITVGDSKGVFKEAIVEAVKQRVTGYGLDEGSHMGPVITPESKARVEELIQLGIDEGAKALIDGRNATISGFEQGNFLNPTILEGVQAAGELAKTEIFGPVMSLMNMDSMESALEFINANTYGNMACLFTSSGAAARKFRNEADAGNIGINIGVAAPMAQFPFSGWKDSFFGDLHGQGRHAVEFFTQTKIVIERWPKEWSRKF, from the coding sequence ATGGAAGCTTTAAATAACTATATCAACGGCGAGTGGATCGCCAGCGTGGAAAAGAATACTATCGATGTCGTTAACCCCGCTACGCAGGGCGTTATCGCCAAGACGCCTTACGGGGAAGGTACCGTAAAAGACGTTGACGCGGCGGTAAAAGCGGCCATGAAGGTTTTCCCGCAGTGGAGAAACACTCCCGTCAATAAGCGGATCCAGCCGTTGTTCAAGCTCAAGACTTTGCTGGAAGAGCATCGTGACGAGTTGGCCAGCCTGATCACCCGCGAGAGCGGGAAGACTTTGGCCGAGTCTTACGGGGAATTGACCCGCGCCATCGAAAACGTGGAGACCGCCTGTGGCATGCCGATGATGATGCAGAGCGAGTTTTCGGAGAACATCGCCGGCGGTATCGACGAATTTATGATTCGCCAGCCAATCGGTGTGGCGGCTTGTATCGCTCCTTTCAACTTCCCGGGCATGATTCCTTTCTGGTTCTTGCCTTACGCCATCGCTTGCGGTAATCCTTTTATCCTGAAACCTTCCGAAAAGGTTCCGTTGACCATGATGCGCGTCTTTGAGTTGATCGAGCAGATCGGTTTGCCTGAGGGCGTAATCGCATTGGTGCACGGAGGCAAGGAAGCTGTGGACGCTATGCTCGACCACCCGGACGTTAAGGCGATTAGCTTTGTAGGTTCGACTCATATCGCCAAGTATGTTTACGCTCGCGGTACCGCCAACGGAAAACGCGTGCAGGCTCAGGGCGGAGCGAAGAACCCAGTTGTCGTTATGCCTGACGCCGACATCGAAATGACTACGCAGATCGTCGCCGACAGTGTTTACGGTTGCGCCGGACAGCGTTGTTTGGCCGCTTCCAATATCATTACGGTAGGTGACTCCAAGGGCGTGTTCAAGGAAGCGATCGTCGAGGCCGTGAAGCAGCGTGTTACGGGTTATGGCTTGGACGAAGGCTCGCATATGGGGCCCGTTATCACTCCTGAGAGCAAGGCCCGCGTGGAGGAGCTGATCCAGTTGGGAATCGACGAGGGTGCCAAGGCTCTTATCGATGGCCGTAACGCTACTATCAGTGGCTTTGAGCAAGGAAACTTCCTCAACCCGACTATTCTCGAAGGCGTACAGGCCGCCGGCGAACTCGCCAAGACCGAGATCTTCGGCCCTGTGATGAGTTTGATGAACATGGACTCTATGGAAAGCGCCCTTGAGTTTATCAACGCCAACACTTACGGAAATATGGCTTGCCTCTTCACCTCTTCGGGTGCCGCCGCGCGCAAATTCCGCAACGAGGCCGACGCTGGCAACATCGGTATAAATATCGGCGTGGCCGCTCCTATGGCCCAGTTCCCGTTCAGCGGTTGGAAGGATAGTTTCTTCGGCGATTTGCATGGCCAAGGCCGTCATGCCGTGGAATTCTTTACCCAGACCAAGATCGTTATCGAGCGCTGGCCTAAGGAATGGAGCCGCAAGTTCTGA
- a CDS encoding HAD family hydrolase, giving the protein MKPIISPDTILVFDKDGVLFNSETIKLRAFEDLFLDYPEHAEAIHIYNHESVGRPRAEKFAYILREILKRDDSEEAVAGYMERSKTMLKERLKEAPMIGGLKDFLAKHDSKLKFVCSVAIPEEVNDQLSFNGISGMFEDVFAYPHDKADVLSSIKEDYGDDILFFGDTLTDYEAAVKADVAFVGIHATEYPSPLAEKDVRLIGDYAELA; this is encoded by the coding sequence ATGAAGCCGATTATTTCACCTGATACCATCCTTGTTTTTGACAAGGACGGGGTTCTTTTCAATTCCGAAACCATAAAACTCAGGGCCTTCGAGGACCTTTTCCTCGACTATCCCGAACACGCCGAGGCCATCCATATCTATAACCATGAGTCAGTTGGCCGGCCCCGGGCCGAAAAGTTCGCTTATATCCTGCGCGAGATCCTGAAGCGGGACGACAGCGAGGAGGCCGTGGCCGGATATATGGAACGCTCGAAGACTATGCTCAAAGAGCGTCTCAAAGAGGCCCCGATGATTGGTGGACTCAAAGATTTTCTTGCCAAGCACGATTCCAAGCTCAAGTTTGTCTGTTCCGTGGCCATTCCCGAAGAGGTGAACGACCAGCTGAGCTTTAACGGAATATCTGGTATGTTCGAAGACGTGTTCGCCTATCCGCATGACAAGGCCGACGTGCTTTCCTCCATCAAGGAAGACTACGGCGACGATATCCTTTTCTTCGGCGACACCCTCACCGACTACGAGGCCGCCGTCAAGGCCGATGTGGCTTTTGTCGGGATACACGCTACCGAATACCCCAGCCCTTTGGCCGAAAAGGACGTCCGGCTTATCGGTGATTACGCCGAGTTGGCCTGA
- the iolC gene encoding 5-dehydro-2-deoxygluconokinase, with protein MKDNKKYDVITFGRSSIDLYSQNIGSPFEEIKGFDAFVGGSPLNIAVGCARLGLKSALLTGVGRDKVGDFILNFLKKENVETEYVATVDGARSSAVVLGIEPPNRFPLVYYRDNCADSQISIADVFRADISQFRCFELSGTALNMEPSRSAAFLAGEQAYNADVPVVLDLDFRADQWHDLLAYGVTIRSFLPYVKVAIGTEEEILAAVLKDPAMVTIKDQQISAPEIAGDIDEAIQTILNSGVEALVVKRGEKGSSIFLKDGQVIDVPGFPVDVLNVLGAGDAFAAGFIYGYLKGWDWAKCCRMGNACGGFVVTQPGCANFNPHLETIEKFIEEKGGF; from the coding sequence ATGAAAGACAACAAAAAATACGACGTGATTACCTTCGGTCGCTCCTCGATCGACCTGTATTCGCAGAACATCGGTTCTCCCTTTGAGGAAATAAAAGGATTCGACGCCTTTGTGGGCGGTTCGCCGCTCAATATCGCCGTGGGCTGTGCCCGTCTTGGCCTTAAGTCGGCTTTGCTTACCGGCGTGGGGCGCGACAAGGTGGGTGACTTTATCCTCAACTTCCTGAAAAAGGAAAACGTGGAGACCGAATACGTAGCCACCGTGGATGGCGCCCGCAGTAGCGCCGTGGTTTTGGGCATTGAGCCTCCGAACCGTTTCCCGTTGGTGTATTACCGTGACAATTGCGCCGACAGCCAGATAAGTATCGCCGACGTGTTCCGCGCCGATATTTCCCAGTTCCGCTGTTTCGAGCTGTCAGGTACGGCCCTGAATATGGAGCCTTCCCGAAGCGCCGCTTTCTTGGCCGGCGAGCAGGCTTATAATGCCGATGTTCCCGTAGTGCTTGATCTCGACTTCCGCGCCGATCAGTGGCATGACCTTTTGGCCTACGGCGTGACCATCCGTTCGTTCCTTCCTTACGTGAAAGTGGCGATCGGTACGGAGGAAGAAATCCTCGCGGCCGTTTTGAAAGATCCCGCTATGGTCACGATCAAGGACCAGCAGATTTCAGCTCCCGAAATCGCCGGAGACATTGACGAGGCGATCCAGACTATCCTCAACTCCGGCGTGGAGGCCCTCGTGGTGAAGCGTGGCGAGAAAGGTTCGTCCATTTTCCTTAAAGACGGCCAAGTGATCGATGTTCCCGGCTTCCCGGTGGACGTGCTTAACGTCCTTGGCGCCGGCGACGCCTTCGCCGCGGGCTTTATCTACGGCTATCTCAAAGGCTGGGACTGGGCCAAGTGTTGCCGCATGGGCAATGCCTGCGGCGGTTTCGTAGTTACCCAGCCCGGATGCGCCAACTTCAATCCGCATTTAGAAACCATCGAGAAGTTTATCGAAGAAAAAGGGGGCTTTTAG
- a CDS encoding solute:sodium symporter family transporter encodes MLTLLSFIGFTAFVAFYAWYKLRKDKLDSKDGYFLGGRSLTGVVIAGSMLLTNISTEHLIGMNGSAYKNGFIIIAWEVTSALALVIAAIYFVPKYLKMGLTTIPEYLERRFDGLTRTLVASFLILSFVFTLLPIVLYTGAINLESIFDVSETLGVTKNEGLWITVVGIGIIGAIYAIFGGLKAVAYSDTINGYGLLLGGLLVPIIALYSIGDGNIFDGLMKVYEKAPEKFNVIGAKDSVLPFEVLFTGLMINQLYFWGMNQTIIQRALGAKNLVEAQKGLLYTGVLKLLVPLIIILPGVIGFYYFGESMYGTLDSVYPELVKKVLPLSLIGFFAAVVMGAVLSTFNSVLNSAATLFSVGIYKRHIKADASEKRLVWIGKATSTILAVFAIAVAPMVADAPDGLYQLMQQLNGIFFIPVASIMIAGFFFPKISATGAKAGLGVGLAFYILTIFVFKVDIHFVHIWGIEFLLNMGVMFAVSAIVPNKKTKEEKQPPAVDMTHWRFAKPLAFVLCALTVAVYVWLGQ; translated from the coding sequence ATGCTGACTCTTTTATCATTTATAGGCTTTACGGCCTTTGTGGCCTTTTACGCCTGGTACAAATTAAGGAAAGACAAACTCGACTCGAAGGACGGATACTTCCTCGGTGGCCGTAGCCTGACGGGCGTGGTGATCGCCGGCTCAATGCTGTTGACAAACATCTCTACAGAGCACTTGATCGGGATGAACGGCTCGGCTTATAAAAACGGTTTTATAATCATCGCTTGGGAGGTGACTTCCGCCTTGGCGCTGGTGATCGCGGCGATTTACTTCGTCCCGAAATACCTGAAGATGGGCCTTACCACCATCCCCGAATACCTCGAACGGCGTTTCGACGGGCTTACCCGTACGCTCGTCGCCTCGTTTCTGATCCTTTCCTTCGTGTTTACCCTGTTGCCCATCGTGCTTTATACGGGCGCTATTAATCTGGAAAGCATCTTCGATGTTTCGGAAACGCTCGGAGTGACTAAAAACGAAGGCCTCTGGATCACTGTGGTGGGCATCGGGATTATCGGCGCTATCTACGCCATCTTCGGCGGACTAAAGGCCGTGGCATACTCGGATACCATCAACGGTTACGGCCTTTTGTTGGGCGGTTTGTTGGTGCCCATCATCGCGCTTTACAGCATCGGTGACGGCAACATCTTCGACGGCCTGATGAAAGTGTACGAGAAAGCTCCCGAGAAATTCAACGTTATCGGGGCCAAGGACTCCGTGCTTCCTTTCGAAGTCCTGTTCACCGGTCTGATGATCAACCAGCTTTATTTCTGGGGAATGAACCAGACGATTATCCAGCGGGCGCTTGGCGCCAAAAACCTTGTGGAGGCCCAGAAAGGTCTTCTCTATACCGGCGTGCTCAAGCTTTTGGTACCGTTGATCATTATCCTGCCGGGCGTTATCGGCTTCTATTATTTCGGCGAATCCATGTACGGAACGCTGGACTCTGTTTACCCTGAATTGGTCAAGAAAGTATTGCCGCTGAGCCTTATCGGATTCTTCGCCGCCGTGGTGATGGGTGCCGTGCTCAGTACCTTCAACAGCGTACTCAACAGCGCCGCCACGCTCTTCAGCGTGGGTATATATAAGCGCCATATCAAAGCCGACGCTAGCGAGAAACGCTTGGTTTGGATCGGTAAGGCCACGTCTACCATTCTCGCCGTTTTCGCTATTGCCGTGGCGCCTATGGTGGCTGACGCTCCTGACGGCCTGTATCAGCTTATGCAACAGCTCAACGGCATATTCTTTATTCCCGTGGCCTCCATTATGATCGCCGGATTCTTCTTTCCGAAGATATCGGCTACCGGTGCCAAAGCAGGACTCGGCGTGGGCTTGGCCTTCTATATCCTGACCATTTTCGTCTTCAAGGTGGACATCCACTTTGTACACATCTGGGGTATCGAGTTCCTGCTGAATATGGGCGTGATGTTCGCCGTGTCGGCCATTGTACCTAACAAGAAAACGAAAGAAGAAAAACAGCCGCCGGCGGTGGATATGACCCACTGGCGCTTCGCCAAGCCTTTGGCCTTCGTGCTCTGCGCGCTTACGGTGGCCGTTTACGTTTGGCTTGGCCAATAA
- a CDS encoding DNA cytosine methyltransferase has product MYKVGSLYAGVGGVCMGFMNAGAELAWANEWDAKACVTYRHNFGHKLYEGDVMELDPEGLAPVDILAAGFPCQPFSVAGYRKGFGDERGNHFFRIMKYVEVLKPKVIFLENVKNLQGHDNGNTFRVIQETIEAAGYSFDAKVLNTKDYGNIPHNRERIFIVAFRNDADGGNKAAERFAFPEPEELTRVVGDVVDFSAKVDKAFYYGKDRYMYPELKKHMTNPDTVYQWRRLYVRENKSNVCPTLTANMGTGGHNVPLVVTKHGFRKLTPKECFLFQGFPEDYKLPAEMAKSHLYKQAGNSVSVPVIERIAEKIIEAAG; this is encoded by the coding sequence ATGTATAAAGTAGGTAGCTTATATGCGGGTGTTGGCGGAGTCTGTATGGGCTTTATGAATGCGGGCGCCGAGTTGGCTTGGGCCAATGAGTGGGATGCCAAAGCATGTGTCACCTATCGTCATAACTTTGGGCATAAGCTCTATGAGGGTGACGTTATGGAGCTTGACCCCGAAGGTCTCGCCCCCGTGGATATCCTCGCCGCAGGCTTTCCTTGCCAACCGTTCTCGGTGGCGGGCTACCGAAAAGGTTTCGGTGACGAAAGGGGAAACCACTTTTTCCGCATCATGAAATACGTGGAGGTTCTCAAGCCGAAGGTGATCTTTCTTGAAAATGTGAAGAACCTGCAAGGCCATGACAACGGCAACACTTTTAGGGTGATTCAGGAGACGATAGAAGCCGCCGGTTATTCTTTCGACGCGAAAGTCCTCAATACTAAAGACTATGGCAATATCCCCCATAACAGGGAGAGGATATTCATTGTGGCTTTCCGCAACGACGCCGACGGGGGCAACAAAGCCGCCGAGCGTTTCGCTTTTCCGGAGCCCGAGGAGCTTACCCGTGTGGTGGGCGACGTAGTGGATTTTTCGGCTAAGGTGGACAAGGCTTTCTATTACGGGAAGGACCGTTATATGTACCCCGAGCTTAAAAAGCATATGACCAACCCGGATACCGTGTACCAATGGCGCCGGTTGTATGTCAGGGAGAATAAAAGCAATGTCTGCCCTACGCTTACGGCCAATATGGGAACTGGTGGGCATAACGTCCCCTTGGTTGTCACGAAACACGGCTTCCGTAAGCTTACGCCCAAGGAATGTTTCCTGTTCCAGGGCTTCCCCGAGGACTACAAACTGCCGGCGGAGATGGCCAAGTCGCATCTGTACAAGCAGGCCGGCAATTCGGTCAGCGTTCCCGTAATCGAGCGTATCGCCGAAAAGATTATCGAGGCGGCCGGATAG
- a CDS encoding SAM-dependent methyltransferase, whose translation MGTVYMIPNVIAGGTADQVIAPQVREILPKLKYFLVEDVRTARRYISSLKLGIRIEDLVFEKVDKKTGPAEIGHLMRPVLEGKDVGVISESGCPGVADPGAAVAAFAHGKGIKVVPMVGPSSLLLALMASGFNGQSFAFIGYLPIDKAQRRKRIIAVEKKSEEENQTQIFIETPYRNEALLGALLRNLKPSTKLCIARDVTGEEEFVVTKSVGEWKKSAPELKKVPTVFLVQGQFNKKKG comes from the coding sequence ATGGGAACAGTGTATATGATTCCGAACGTGATAGCGGGCGGAACGGCGGACCAGGTGATAGCGCCACAAGTAAGGGAGATTCTCCCCAAACTGAAATACTTTCTGGTGGAGGATGTCCGTACGGCAAGGAGGTATATCAGCTCGTTGAAGCTGGGAATCCGTATAGAGGACCTGGTTTTTGAGAAAGTGGACAAAAAAACCGGACCGGCGGAGATAGGGCATTTGATGCGCCCCGTACTAGAGGGTAAGGACGTGGGAGTGATCTCAGAGTCGGGCTGTCCGGGTGTAGCGGATCCGGGAGCGGCGGTGGCGGCTTTCGCCCACGGTAAAGGAATCAAGGTGGTACCTATGGTGGGGCCTTCGTCATTGTTGTTGGCGTTGATGGCTTCGGGTTTCAACGGGCAATCTTTCGCGTTTATCGGGTACTTGCCCATAGACAAAGCCCAAAGAAGGAAGCGGATCATAGCCGTGGAGAAAAAGTCGGAGGAAGAAAACCAGACGCAGATATTTATCGAGACGCCGTACCGAAACGAAGCCTTGCTGGGAGCGCTTTTGCGCAATCTGAAACCCTCGACAAAGTTATGCATAGCCAGAGACGTGACGGGCGAAGAGGAATTTGTGGTGACGAAGTCGGTAGGCGAATGGAAGAAATCCGCTCCGGAACTAAAGAAAGTGCCTACGGTATTTCTGGTACAGGGACAGTTTAACAAGAAAAAAGGCTAA